From the Mycoplasmatota bacterium genome, one window contains:
- a CDS encoding ABC transporter permease produces the protein MFEYILKRLGLMFITALIIITIIFVTIRMMPDFDKPVLGQDPKIIERIRKEEGLDKSIPEQYGIWIKNIVTEFKWGWSTSKQNDVVDEVVHRIPVSASISIVPFLFSVPLGFGLGILAALRKNKGIDHVISLGVIFFISCPGFVVASLLQYYFAYELEWVLPFYAAKADVAVNPSLRFTTILLPWLSMVFGAVAGFTRFTRAELTEVLTSEFMLLCRTKGLTKRQATLRHAMRNSMVPLAPMIIGGLIGSLFGSLIVEKIYVIPGVANSYLEAFGARDYPLIMFLSVMYLVIGLLATLFVDISYSVIDPRIRVGGGKR, from the coding sequence GTGTTTGAGTATATTTTGAAAAGACTAGGTTTGATGTTCATAACTGCTCTAATCATTATAACAATTATCTTTGTAACGATTAGAATGATGCCAGATTTTGACAAACCTGTACTTGGACAAGATCCGAAAATTATTGAGAGAATTAGAAAAGAAGAAGGATTAGACAAATCTATCCCAGAACAATATGGAATTTGGATTAAAAATATTGTAACTGAATTTAAGTGGGGATGGTCCACTAGTAAACAAAATGACGTAGTAGATGAAGTTGTACATAGAATCCCTGTTTCTGCTTCAATTTCTATAGTTCCGTTTTTGTTTTCAGTTCCTCTTGGATTTGGTCTTGGTATTTTAGCTGCATTAAGGAAAAATAAAGGTATCGACCATGTCATTTCATTAGGGGTCATTTTCTTTATTAGTTGTCCTGGTTTTGTTGTTGCATCTTTATTGCAATACTATTTCGCGTATGAATTAGAATGGGTATTGCCATTTTATGCTGCGAAGGCAGATGTAGCAGTTAATCCATCTTTAAGATTTACCACAATATTATTGCCTTGGTTATCTATGGTATTTGGAGCTGTAGCAGGTTTCACACGTTTCACACGTGCAGAACTAACTGAGGTACTAACATCGGAATTTATGTTATTATGTAGAACTAAAGGTCTTACCAAAAGACAAGCAACATTACGTCATGCTATGAGAAATTCAATGGTACCTTTAGCACCAATGATTATTGGGGGGCTAATTGGATCATTATTTGGTTCACTAATAGTTGAAAAAATATATGTTATTCCGGGTGTTGCAAATAGTTACTTAGAAGCTTTTGGAGCTAGAGACTATCCATTAATAATGTTTTTGAGTGTTATGTATTTAGTGATAGGTTTATTAGCAACTTTATTTGTTGATATATCATATAGTGTTATTGATCCACGAATTAGAGTTGGAGGTGGAAAACGATGA
- a CDS encoding ATP-binding cassette domain-containing protein, giving the protein MKKVESPILEVKNLKQHFDVGTGRKHIFVKAVDGVSFSLKKGETLGLVGESGCGKTTTGRSIINLYNITDGEVILNGVKIAQGTASYVKEIKRLKAELKAKKSEKAANICELAKKSKIRISELKSKIREAKHLNNENKHYYDKIQMIFQDPIASLNPRMTVKEIIAEGLRIHGEKDDKVIKQKVSDILQIVGLLPEHAFRYPHEFSGGQRQRIGVARALVIEPEILIADEPISALDVSIQAQVINLLNDLKEKLGLTVLFIAHDLSVVKYFSDRIAVMYFGKIVEVADSKELFLNPLHPYTKSLLSAIPIPDPLSERNRQRIHYDQSSHNYDENNQPSLVEIKPGHFVSASPSELEEYKKIIK; this is encoded by the coding sequence ATGAAGAAAGTTGAATCTCCGATTTTAGAAGTCAAAAACTTAAAACAACATTTTGATGTAGGAACAGGTAGAAAACATATATTTGTGAAAGCAGTTGATGGAGTTAGTTTTTCACTTAAAAAAGGAGAAACCTTAGGATTAGTTGGTGAATCTGGTTGTGGAAAGACAACTACAGGAAGATCAATTATTAATTTATACAATATTACTGATGGTGAAGTAATTTTAAATGGTGTTAAAATTGCACAGGGAACAGCAAGTTATGTTAAAGAGATTAAAAGACTTAAAGCGGAATTAAAAGCAAAGAAATCTGAAAAAGCAGCTAATATATGTGAATTAGCTAAAAAATCTAAAATTAGAATTTCAGAATTAAAATCAAAAATAAGAGAAGCAAAGCATTTAAATAATGAAAATAAACATTACTATGATAAAATTCAAATGATCTTTCAAGATCCTATAGCTTCCTTAAACCCACGTATGACCGTTAAAGAAATTATTGCTGAAGGTTTAAGAATTCACGGTGAGAAAGATGACAAGGTAATTAAACAAAAAGTTTCAGATATACTTCAAATCGTAGGTTTATTACCTGAGCATGCCTTCCGTTATCCACATGAGTTCTCTGGTGGGCAAAGACAGCGTATTGGTGTTGCTAGAGCTCTAGTTATCGAACCAGAAATTCTGATTGCTGATGAACCAATAAGTGCATTAGATGTTTCAATTCAAGCACAGGTTATAAATTTATTGAATGATTTAAAAGAAAAATTAGGTTTAACTGTTTTATTTATTGCTCATGATTTGTCAGTTGTTAAATATTTTTCTGATCGAATCGCAGTTATGTATTTTGGAAAAATAGTTGAAGTAGCTGATAGTAAAGAATTGTTTTTAAATCCTTTACATCCTTATACTAAATCTTTATTATCTGCAATTCCTATTCCTGATCCTTTGAGTGAAAGAAATAGACAACGTATACATTATGATCAATCCTCACATAATTATGATGAGAATAATCAACCATCTTTAGTGGAGATAAAACCAGGACATTTTGTATCTGCTTCACCTAGTGAATTGGAAGAGTACAAAAAAATAATTAAATAG
- a CDS encoding ABC transporter permease, giving the protein MNNEKILDKSKFTLVQQDKVIYDEKIETEPIGYFKDAWIRFRKNKVSVLAFIILMIIFFFTLFGPYLNSYSFNDKDVRIATLPPRIPGIEKLGIFDGTKVYKDYTMTRYTQIPEDIVISTSNVHTKPRCDGNPYGDVCYKNGVEIPWTYTTFMDIKVDDYKYRNWINSHDEKKYLTLSQSQFEEVDPSIIIGTPEEISAKMVRYVALDENGVEKEYIVSLETFSSIDPDTVISEEHYTRTMYKLYVDYWQYMGYEEGEMPYFWFGTDQEGRDLFTSIWIGTRTSFIVSFTVATINIMIGIVLGAICGYYGGKVDLYLQRIFEIVSEIPLLAVLTILILRFGSTMWVVVLAFTLTGWVGTSRMVRAQFYRYKNREYVLAARSLGASDVRIMARHIFPNALGMIITSTVLQIPFIIFTESNFSFLSIINYGTTTSLGRIISYGQEVMNTSVHILLFPGIIISLLMLSFNMFGNGLRDAFNPSLRGVEE; this is encoded by the coding sequence ATGAATAATGAAAAAATATTAGATAAGTCTAAATTTACCTTAGTTCAGCAAGATAAAGTCATTTATGATGAAAAGATTGAAACTGAACCGATAGGTTATTTTAAAGATGCTTGGATTCGTTTTAGAAAAAATAAAGTATCTGTTTTAGCTTTCATTATATTAATGATTATCTTTTTCTTTACTCTTTTCGGTCCGTATCTTAATAGTTATAGCTTTAATGACAAAGACGTGAGAATCGCTACTCTACCACCAAGAATTCCTGGAATTGAAAAATTAGGGATATTTGATGGAACTAAAGTGTATAAAGATTATACTATGACACGATATACTCAAATTCCTGAAGATATTGTTATAAGTACCTCTAATGTACATACAAAGCCAAGATGTGATGGAAATCCATATGGTGATGTATGTTATAAGAATGGTGTTGAAATTCCATGGACATACACTACTTTTATGGATATTAAAGTTGATGATTATAAGTATAGAAATTGGATTAATTCTCATGATGAGAAAAAATATTTAACCTTGAGTCAAAGTCAATTTGAAGAGGTTGATCCTAGTATTATAATTGGAACACCTGAAGAAATTAGTGCTAAAATGGTTAGATATGTAGCACTTGATGAAAATGGTGTGGAGAAGGAATATATTGTATCATTAGAAACATTTTCCTCAATAGACCCTGATACTGTAATTAGTGAAGAACATTATACTAGAACTATGTATAAATTATATGTTGATTATTGGCAGTATATGGGATATGAAGAAGGAGAAATGCCATATTTTTGGTTTGGTACAGACCAAGAAGGACGTGACTTATTTACTTCTATTTGGATTGGTACAAGAACATCTTTCATTGTTTCGTTCACAGTTGCTACAATAAACATTATGATTGGTATTGTTTTGGGAGCAATTTGTGGATACTATGGTGGAAAAGTAGACTTATATTTACAACGTATATTTGAGATTGTATCAGAAATTCCTTTGTTAGCAGTGCTTACCATTCTGATATTACGTTTTGGTAGTACAATGTGGGTTGTAGTATTAGCATTTACTTTGACAGGTTGGGTAGGTACATCAAGGATGGTGCGTGCTCAATTCTATCGATATAAAAATAGAGAGTATGTGTTAGCAGCAAGAAGTTTAGGAGCATCAGATGTTCGAATTATGGCTAGACATATATTTCCAAATGCACTTGGTATGATTATTACATCTACCGTATTGCAAATACCATTTATTATTTTCACTGAATCAAATTTCTCATTCTTATCAATTATTAACTATGGTACAACTACTAGTCTCGGTAGAATAATTAGTTATGGTCAAGAAGTAATGAATACTAGTGTGCATATATTATTATTCCCTGGAATAATTATTTCACTATTGATGCTATCTTTTAATATGTTTGGTAATGGACTAAGAGATGCATTTAATCCATCGTTAAGGGGAGTTGAAGAATAA
- a CDS encoding ABC transporter ATP-binding protein — protein sequence MAETILEVKDLAISFKTVNGTVKAVRNVSFKLKKGETLAIVGESGSGKSVTSRAILGILAGNSIYEGGSIFYDGQDLMKIKEPDFHKIRGTKISMIFQDPMSSLNPIMKVGKQISEALYLKLGLTKAEAKKRTIELMTEVGIDQPEKRYYQYPFQFSGGMRQRIVIAIALANNAEILICDEPTTALDVTIQAQILELINKIKKERNLSVIFITHDLGVVANMADRVAVMYAGKIVEYGNVEEIFYQPKHPYTWALLSAMPDLDSKEKLFTIPGTPPDMHFPPKGDAFAARNKYALQIDFEEQPPMFKISESHYAATWLLHELAPKVEMPKSLKNRIERLKNGRGN from the coding sequence ATGGCTGAGACAATATTAGAAGTTAAAGACTTAGCTATCTCTTTTAAGACTGTAAATGGTACAGTTAAAGCTGTTCGAAATGTTAGTTTTAAACTAAAAAAAGGTGAAACATTAGCTATAGTAGGAGAAAGTGGTAGTGGAAAAAGTGTAACCAGTCGTGCAATTCTGGGAATTTTAGCTGGAAATTCTATTTATGAAGGTGGGTCAATTTTTTATGACGGTCAAGATTTGATGAAAATTAAAGAACCTGACTTTCATAAAATTAGAGGTACTAAAATCTCTATGATTTTCCAAGATCCAATGTCTAGTTTAAATCCAATAATGAAAGTTGGAAAACAAATTTCTGAGGCACTGTATCTTAAATTAGGTTTAACAAAAGCGGAAGCTAAAAAAAGAACTATAGAATTAATGACAGAAGTTGGAATCGATCAACCAGAAAAAAGATATTATCAATATCCTTTTCAATTTTCTGGTGGGATGAGACAACGTATTGTTATCGCAATTGCTCTAGCAAATAATGCAGAAATTTTAATCTGTGACGAACCAACTACCGCTTTAGATGTTACAATTCAGGCACAAATTCTTGAATTAATTAACAAAATCAAGAAAGAAAGAAATTTATCTGTTATCTTTATTACACATGATTTAGGTGTAGTTGCTAATATGGCAGATAGAGTTGCAGTTATGTATGCTGGAAAAATTGTTGAATATGGTAATGTTGAAGAAATTTTCTATCAACCAAAACATCCATATACATGGGCATTATTATCAGCAATGCCAGATTTAGATTCCAAAGAAAAGTTATTTACAATCCCTGGCACACCACCAGACATGCATTTTCCTCCTAAAGGAGATGCATTTGCAGCTAGAAATAAGTATGCATTACAGATAGACTTTGAAGAACAACCTCCAATGTTCAAAATTTCTGAATCCCATTACGCAGCAACTTGGTTATTACATGAATTAGCACCAAAAGTTGAAATGCCAAAAAGTTTAAAAAATCGTATTGAGCGATTAAAAAATGGGAGGGGTAACTAA